DNA sequence from the Kineococcus endophyticus genome:
TCCGGGGGCATGGGCGGCAGCGGCCGGTGGCGGGCCGCGGTCCGCTCGCGGACGACGTAGGTCCCCGCGAGGAGGTCCCCGAGGCGCTTGCCGCGCGCGTTGACGAGCGAGCAGATGATCGCGGGGCTGCCCGCCAGGGCCCACAGCTCGAAGAACCCCGTGACGGCGCGGACGAGGCAGTGCCGGAAGCGCACCGGCCCCCCGTCGTCCCGGACGGCCCGCACCCCGAGCACGAGCTTGCCGACGGACCGCCCGCGCGTCGCGGTCTCGACGGCCGTCGGGATGCCCACCAGGCACAGCACCGTGACGCTCAGCCCCAGCGCCGCCGTCGTGGCCTCGCTGCTGTCGCTCAGCAAGGAGGTCGACCCGACGACGGCCGCCAGGAGGACGATCCCGACGAGGACGGCGTCGAGGACGGCGGCCAGGATGCGGGAGGCGAACGAGGCCGCGCGCAGCCCGAGGACGACCGCTTCCCCCGTGACGATCTCCCCGACGGGCTCACCGACGATCCCAGCGACGGGCAACCCGACGGGTTCCCCGGCCGGCGGCGCGACGGCCGGGGCGGCCTGGTCGTCGACGGGCGGCGGGGCGGGGGTGCTCACGCGTCCACGGTACCGACGCAGGCCCGCGGGGAGCGTGGTGCGGCCGGGGCTACGGTGGGTCGGTGGACTCCCACGGAGCGTGGACCTCACCGGTGCAGGCCGCCGACGTCGCCGCGGCCGGCCTGCGGTTCTCCGGCGTCGCCGTCGAGGCGGACGGCACCGTCTGGTGGGCCGAGGGCCGCCCGGCCGAGGGCGGCCGCGTCGCCGTCCTGCGCCGTGCCCCGGACGTGGACGCGGACTCGATCGAGGAGTTCGCCCCCGACCTCGACGCCCGCACCCGCGTCCACGAGTACGGCGGGGGTTCCTGGTCGCCCGTGCCCGGGGGCGGACTCGTGCTGGCCTCCGCCACCGACCAGCGGTGGTTCCACGTCGCGGCTCCCGGCGCCGCACCCCGCGCCCTCGTGCCGGCCGACGGCGTCCGCTACGCCGATGCCGTGCCCTGGGGCGACGGCGTCCTCCTCGTCGCCGAGGAGCAGGACGCGACCGGCCGCGGCGGTGCGCTGCGGCGCAGCCTCGTCCACGTCCCCCTGGACGGGTCCGCGGTCACCGCCGGTCCCTCCGAGCTCTTCACCGGGCCGGGCTTCCTCGCCGCCCCGCGCGTCTCGCCGGACGGCCGCCGGCTCGTGTGGACCAGCTGGGACCACCCGGACATGCCGTGGCAGCGGACGCAGTTGTGGACGGCGGAGCTGTCGTCCGGCCCCGACGGCCCGCGGCTGCGGGACGCCCGCGTCCTGACCGGCGAGGGAGGTCGAGAGTCCCTCGTCCACCCGGGCTTCGCCCCCGACGGCACCGTGCTCGTGGTGAGCGACCGCAGTGGGTTCTGGAACCTGTGCGAGGTCGGGGAGGGCGGGGACCTGCGGGCCCTGCTGCCCGAGGACGCCGAGCAGGGTTTCCCGCCGTGGACGTTCGGGACCACGTCGTGGGCCGCCCTGGGCGACGGACCGGACGACGACCGGGTCGCCCTGCTACACGCCGCGACCGGGGAAGGTGTCGGGTACCGGCTCGACGTCCTGCACCGTCGCAGCGGCCGCCTCGACGTGCTGGACCTGCCGTTCACGGCGTACCTGCCCGCGGTGTCCGCCGCCGGGGGCTGGATCGGGGCGGTCGCCGCGTCCCCGGAACTGTCGGCGCGGGTCGTCCGCACCGGGGTGGACGACGGGGCGGTCCTCACCGTCCGGACGGCCGGGCCGTCGCCGGACCCGGCCTACCTGCCGGTGCCGCAGTTCCTCACCGTCCCCAGCGAGGGCGGCCGGTCGGTGCACGCGTACCGGTACCCGCCCACGCACCCCGACCACGCCGAGGCGGGTCCCGCCCCGCACGTGCTGTTCGTGCACGGCGGGCCCACGGCCCAGTCGCTCGCGGCGTACTCGCCGGAGGTCGCGTTCTTCACCTCCCGCGGCATCGGCGTGGTCGACGTCCAGTACGGCGGGTCGACGGGGTACGGCCGCGCCTACCGCGAGGCGCTGGACGGGAACTGGGGCATCGTCGACGTCGGGGACTGCGCGGCGGTCGCCCGGTACCTCGTCGCCGAGGGCCTGGCCGCGCCGGGGAAGGTCGGGATCCGCGGCGGCAGCGCCGGGGGTTTCACCGTCCTGGCCGCCCTCACCGGCACGGACGCGTTCTCCGCGGGGACGTCGTACTACGGCGTCGCCGACCTGCGGGCGCTGGCCGAGGACACCCACGACTTCGAGTCCCGCTACCTGGACTCCCTCGTCGGGCCGCTGCCGGAGGCCGCCGACGTTTACGCGCAGCGCGCACCGCTGCACCACGTCGACGGGCTGATGTGCCCCGTCCTGCTGCTGCAGGGGGCCGACGACCCGGTCGTCCCCCGGCAGCAGGCCGAGGTCTTCGCCGACGCGCTGCACCGCAAGGGGTTGCCGCACGCGCTCGTCGTGTTCCCCGGCGAGCAGCACGGGTTCCGGCGGGCCGAGAACGTCATCGCCAGCCTGGAGGCCGAACTGTCGTTCTACGGGCAGGTCTGGGGTTTCGACCCGCCGGGGATCCCGCGGCTCAGCCTGCGCTGAGCAGCCGCAGGGTGTCGACGACGCGGTTCGAGAACCCCCACTCGTTGTCGTACCAGGCGACGACCTTGACGTGGCGGCCGTCGACGCGGGTCAGGGCCGAGTCGAACACCGAGGAGTGCGGGTTGCCCGTGATGTCGCTGGAGACCAGGGGTTCGGCGGAGAACTCCAGGACGCCGCGCAGCGGACCGTCGGCCGCCGCGCGGTAGGCGGCCAGGACGTCCTCGCGGGTGACGTCGCGGGCGACGACGGTGTTCAGCTCGACGATCGAGCCGACCGGCACCGGGACGCGGATCGAGTCGCCCGACAGCTTCCCGTCCAGCTGCGGCAGCACGAGCCCGATGGCCTTGGCGGCGCCCGTGCTCGTCGGGACGATGTTCACGCCGGCGGCGCGCGCCCGGCGCAGGTCGCGGTGCGGGCCGTCCTGGAGGTTCTGCTCCTGGGTGTACGCGTGGACCGTCGTCATGAACCCGTGCTCGATGCCGGCGAGGTCGTCGAGGACCTTCGAGAGCGGGGCGAGGGCGTTCGTCGTGCACGAGGCGTTCGAGACGACGACGTGCCGCTCCGGGTCGTACGCGTCGGTGTTCACGCCGAAGGCCAGCGTGACGTCCGCGCCGTCGGCCGGGGCCGAGACGAGGACCTTGCGCGCCCCCGCCGCGACGTGGGCCTTGGCCGCGTCGGCCGACGTGAACCGCCCGGTGGACTCCAGGACGAGGTCGACGTCCAGCTCGGCCCACGGCAGGTTCGCCGGGTCGCGTTCGGCGAGCACGCGGATGCGGTGCCCGTCGACGACGAGGTGGTCCCCGTCGACCTCGACGGTGCCAGCGAAGCGGCCGAGCGTGGAGTCCCAGCGCAGCAGGTGGGCGAGGGCCTCGGGAGCGGTGAGGTCGTTGACCGCGACGACCTCCAGGCCGGTCGGGGTCACGGCGTCGCGGGCCAGGAGCGCGCGGAGCGAGGAGCGGCCGATGCGGCCGAAGCCGTTGATGGCGATGCGGGTCATGGCTCCACGATCGGCGGCGCGGAGGCGCCCGACCAGTGGCGAGACAGCCGTCGTCCGCAAGCTTCTCGCCACCTGAGCCCCCCGGAGGGCCTCCGGAGGGTCAGGGGGCGAAGGTGTGGCGGTAGTCGCTGGGCGAGGTCCCGAGGATCCGGGAGAAGTGCAGGCGCAGGTTCGCGCCCGTCCCGAGGCCGACGCGGGAGGCGACCTGCTCGACGCCGAGGTCGGTGCGCTCCAGCAGCTCGCGGGCCGCGTCGACGCGGGCCCGCAGCACCCACTGCATCGGCGTGTAGCCGGTGTTCTCCACGAAGCGGCGCGAGAACGTCCGCGTCGACACCCGCGCGTGCCGGGCGAGGTCGGCCAGGGTCAGCGGTTCCCCGAGGCGCGCCAGCGCCCACTCGCGGGTGCCCGCGAACACCTCCCCGACACCCTCGGGCACGCTGCGGGGCACGTACTGCGCCTGCCCGCCGCTGCGGTAGGGCGCGGCGACGAGGCGGCGGGCGACGTGGTTGGCGTGAGCGACGCCCTGGTCGCGGCGCAGCAGGTGCAGGCACAGGTCGAGGCCCGAGGCGGCCCCCGCGGACGTCAGCACGTCCCCGGCGTCGACGAAGAGGACGTTCTCGTCGACCTGGACCGAGGGGAAGCGCTGGGCGAGGGCCCGGGTGTAGTGCCAGTGCGTCGTGGCGCGGCGGCCGTCGAGCACCCCCGCCGCGGCGAGGGCGAAGGCGCCCGTCGAGATGGCGGCGAGCCGGGTGCCGCGGTCGTGCGCCGCGCGCAGCGCCTGGACGACGGCGGCGGGCGGTTCCGTCGTGGCGGGTTCGCGGTAGCCGGGGACGAACACCGTCTGCGCCCACGCCAGCGTCTCGAGCCCGGACTCCACCGAGTACGCCAGTCCCTCGCCGCCGCGGACGAGCCCGGGCGCGGCGCCGCACACGCGCAGCTCGTACGGCATCGAGGGCCGCCGGGAGAAGACCTGGGCCGGGATGCCCACGTCGAGCGGTTTGGCGCCGTCGAGGACGAGGACCGCGACCCGGTGCAGCGGTGCGGGCGACGCCTCCGGACCCATGCCCGGACGTTAGCCTGCCGGGGTGGACGTCGACGCCTTCCGAGCGGTGCACGAGCACGAGTGGTCGCGGTTGCGCCGCCTCGTCGCGCGCCGGCGCCTCGACGGGGCCGAGGCCGACGAGCTCGTCGTGCTCTACCAGCGCACCGCGACCCACCTGTCGGCCCTCCGGTCGGCGCAGTCCGAACCCGTGCTGCTCGACGAGCTGTCCACGCTGCTCGTCCGCGCGCGGGCCCGCCTCACCGGGTCCCGGTACACGGCCTGGCGCCAGCTGGTGCACTACGCGACGCGCGGGCTGCCCGCGGCGTTGTGGCGGCTGCGGTGGTGGACGACCGGCGCCTTCGTCTTCACCACGGTCATCGCCGTCGCCGCGGGGGTGTGGATCGCCGGGAACCCGGCGGCGCAGGCGAGCCTGTTCGGGTCCGACGAGAACATCCGTCAGCTCGTGTACTCCGACTTCGAGAACTACTACAGCGAGTACAGCAGCGCCGCGTTCTCCGGCCGGGTCTGGACGAACAACGCCTGGGTCGCCGCGACGTGCATCGCCCTGGGCATCACCGGTCTGCCCGTCCTCGCCGCGCTGGCCAGCAACGCCGTCAACGTGGGCCTGCAGGGCGGTCTGCTCATCGAGAACGGGCGCGGGGAGGTGTTCTTCGGCCTCATCCTCCCGCACGGGATCCTCGAACTGACGGCGGTCTTCGTCGCCGCCGGAGCCGGTCTGAAGCTGTTCTGGGCGTGGGTCGCACCAGGACCCCGGAGCCGGTCGAGTTCGCTGGCGACCGAGGGCCGCGCGATGTTCGGCGTGGCCCTCGGTCTCGTCGTCGTGCTGTTCGTCTCCGGGATCATCGAGGGTTTCGTGACGCCCTCGGGGTTGCCGACGTGGGCGCGCATCGGCATCGGTGTCCTGGCCGAACTCGTGTTCTGGACGTACTGCCTCGTCCTGGGCCGGCCCGCCGCCCGCGCGGGGGAGACGGGCGACCTCGAGGAGCGCTACGCGGGCGACTCCCTGCCCACGGCCGGCTGACCCGCACTGCCCAGGAGACTGCGGGTGAGTTCCTCGGCGTCGGACAGCAGTTCGTCGAGCGCGGAACGGACGTCGTCGTCGGTGACGTCGTGCCCGGCCTCGGCCCCGACGAGCACGGCCCGGCGCAGGAGTTCGCGGGCGAAGCTCGCCGTCACGCCCTCGGTGCGGTCCGCGGCCTCCTCCAGCACCGCCTCCGACAGCGGCAGGTCCCGCGCGTAGAGGCGGAACAGCGCGCTGCGGGCCGCCCGGTCCGGCAGCGGCACCTGCACCGCGAGGTCGACGCGGCCGGGCCGTTGCGCCAGGGCGCGTTCGAGCAGGTCGACGCGGTTCGTGGTCAGCAGGAACGCGACGTCGGCGTCCCCGTCGAGCCCTTCCATGGCGTCGAGCAGCTGGAACAGCAGCGGCCGCTGACCGGGGTCGAACCCGCGGTCCTCGGCGACGAGGTCGCAGTCCTCCAGCACGACGACGGCGGGTTGCATGGCGCGGGCCAGGTGCGCCGCCGTCGTGACGTGCGCGAGGGACTCCCCGGCGAGCAGGACGACGGTGGTGCCCTCCGCGCGGGCGACGAGGTGGCGGACCGTGAGCGTCTTGCCGGTCCCGGGCGGCCCGTAGAGCAGCACCCCGCGCTTGAGGTGCTGACCGGCGCCCGACAGTCGCGCCGCGTGCGCACCGACCCCGACGACGTGCCGGGCGATGCGGTCCAGGGACCCCGGCGGCAGCACGACGTCCTCGGCCGCGACCTGCGGCCGGTGCAGGAACGTGATCCCCGCGTTCTGGGGTTCGAACGGCGACCCCGAGAACGACAGGACCTGCCCCCGCAGCACGCTGTGCTCCACCATGAGCCGGCGGACCTCGGTGATGAACTCGGCGACGACGGCCTCGTCGGGGCAGACGACCTCGAAGCAGCTGGGTTGCCCGAACTGCCGCTGCGCCGCGCGCTGCAGCAGCGCGACGGGCGTCCCGGAGTACCGCAGCATCCGCACCCCGAAGCCCACGGCGCGCCGGCTCGCGTCCGGTCCTGTCGGCAGGTTCACGCGGTCGACGGCACCCAGGCCGAACCGAGCCCACCGGCTCCCGAGCATGTCCGAGAAGGAGTGGTGCGCGCGCTGGTCGCCACCGCCCACGCCGACGACGCGCTCCCCGCCGCCGCGTTCGGCCAGCAGTGCGAGCGCGATGTCGAGGTCGACGAACTGGTGCTCGGGGACCTCTTCGCGCACGACCGGCAGGTCCTGGACGGCGACGCCGAGGTGGTCCCCGACGACGTCCCCGATCTGCGGCCCACCCTGCCCCGGTTCGGTCAGCGGGGAGTGGACCGCCTCTTCGAGGTAGCGGCGGACCAGCCGGGCCAGGTCGATCGTCTCGTCGTCCACGCCCCGATCATGACGGCGGCATCAGCCGCTGCGCCAGGGACTTCCGGAACGGCGCGAGGTCGACCAGCGCGCGGTCAGGGTGGACGCGGTTCGTCAGGAGGACCAGGCACGTCCCCGCGTCCGGGTCCAGGAGGAGCGACGTCCCCGTGAACCCCGTGTGCCCGCGCTGGTGGGGGCCGGTCATCCACGTCGCGTCGCCCGTGCGCAGCCCCTCGCCGACCTCGAGCGTCCCGGCCAGCAGCGCGCGGCCGACGGCCAGCACGTCGTCGGCGGTGCCGAACAACCCCGCGTTCCCCGCCGGCCGGGCCAGCGACTGCGCGAACTCGTCGTGCACCACCCCGCGCGGGGTCCCGCTCTCCGTCGCGAGCACGGGCCCCGTGGCGGGTCGGTCCACCAGGCCCCAGTCCAGGCCCGGGATCCCCAGCGGCCCGCTGACGAACTCCTCCACGAGGGAGTCCAGCCCCTGCCCGGTGGCCTCCTCCAGCAGGTGCCCGAGGGTGACGAAACCGACGCAGGAGTACCGGAAGACCGCCCCCGGCGGGGTGACCAGCGGTGAGTCCAGCGCGCGCTGCAACCGCTGGGCCGGACGCAGGTCGCCGCGCCGCCAGACGTCCGACTCCGCGGGCAGTCCCGAGGTGTGCGCGACGAGCTGGCGCGGGGTGAAACCCCGCTCGGTGGGCCGGTCGAGGTCGACCGCCCCGACGTCGGCGAGCGCGTGGGCGACCGCGGCGACGGGCACCTTCGTCAGCGACGCGAGGTCCGCCCGGGTGGCGGAGTCCACCGGCGTCGCGTCGTCGAGCCCCAGGGTTCCCGCGGCCGCCCGGTGCACCCGCCCGGTGGCGTCCGAGAACGCCGCGGTCGCGCCCGTGAACAGGCTGCGCCGCAGTCCGTCCGCGAGCGCGTCGCGCAGGACGTCGTCCGGGGACGGCGCGGGCGTCGCGGTTGCGGTCACGTCCGCACGCTACGCCGCGTCGTCCTGTTCGAGGGCGCGGGCGAGTTCCCGCGTCCTCTGCAGCAGGGCGGGGTGGTCGTTGCGCGTCCACGGTCCGGGGGTCATGAGCTTCCCCAGGTCCCGTTGGAGGCGTCTGGCCTCGGGTAGCCCGTCCTCGCCGAACCGGGCTTCGAGGCGGCCGGCGTGGAGGGCTCGGTGGTCCCTGCCGCAGAGGAGGACGAGGTTGTCGATGCTGGTGGGTCCGCCGTCGGACCAGTGGACGACGTGGTGCAGGTGGCAGGCCCAGGCCGGGGCCCCGCAGCCGGGGGCGATGCAGCCGCGGTCGCGTTCGGCGACGATGAGGCGCTGGTTGTCGGTGGCGTGCCGTTCCAGGGTGTGCAGGGGGCGGGGCCGGCCGAGGCGGTCCATGACGGCGACGGTGACGTCGCCGTCGCAGGAGGCGGCGCGCAGGGTGGCGTCGGTGATGGGGCCGTGGGTGTCGGCGGTGGCGGTGCCGTTCTGGAGCTGCCCGGTGTCGTCGAGGGTGGCGCGCAGGACGACGGTGGCCTTGTGCGCGACGGCGGGGTCGGTGCTGCTGGCGGGGTGGTGGGCGCCGGTGGTGACGAGGTCGACGAGGCCGTCGTGGCGGCGTTGCCCGAGCGAGCGGGTGTCGTCACCTGATGCCGTGGGCAGGGGTTTGGCGGCGGCTTCGAGGGCGGAGCGGACGACGACGGCGGCGGCTTCGTCGAGGTCGAGGGTCATGCGCAGCATGCCGTGGTGGCGGGTGAAGGTGAGGGTGCGGCGGCTGGCGGAGTCCGGTTCGAGGTCGCGGACGTGCCGGTCGCTGCGGTCGGGATCGACAAGGGTCAGGACGTCCTCGACCAGGGCCGTGGCGGTGCCCAGGGGTTGGGGAGCGATGGAGGTCGTGAAGAACCCGTCGAGCACCTCACCGCGGT
Encoded proteins:
- a CDS encoding RDD family protein → MSTPAPPPVDDQAAPAVAPPAGEPVGLPVAGIVGEPVGEIVTGEAVVLGLRAASFASRILAAVLDAVLVGIVLLAAVVGSTSLLSDSSEATTAALGLSVTVLCLVGIPTAVETATRGRSVGKLVLGVRAVRDDGGPVRFRHCLVRAVTGFFELWALAGSPAIICSLVNARGKRLGDLLAGTYVVRERTAARHRPLPPMPPELAGWARSADIGRLPLATTTAARQFLARTGTLNPASREALRVQLADALLPHVSPAPPPGTDPERFLVAVLVERRDREHARMERRENRTRELERTIGRL
- a CDS encoding S9 family peptidase: MDSHGAWTSPVQAADVAAAGLRFSGVAVEADGTVWWAEGRPAEGGRVAVLRRAPDVDADSIEEFAPDLDARTRVHEYGGGSWSPVPGGGLVLASATDQRWFHVAAPGAAPRALVPADGVRYADAVPWGDGVLLVAEEQDATGRGGALRRSLVHVPLDGSAVTAGPSELFTGPGFLAAPRVSPDGRRLVWTSWDHPDMPWQRTQLWTAELSSGPDGPRLRDARVLTGEGGRESLVHPGFAPDGTVLVVSDRSGFWNLCEVGEGGDLRALLPEDAEQGFPPWTFGTTSWAALGDGPDDDRVALLHAATGEGVGYRLDVLHRRSGRLDVLDLPFTAYLPAVSAAGGWIGAVAASPELSARVVRTGVDDGAVLTVRTAGPSPDPAYLPVPQFLTVPSEGGRSVHAYRYPPTHPDHAEAGPAPHVLFVHGGPTAQSLAAYSPEVAFFTSRGIGVVDVQYGGSTGYGRAYREALDGNWGIVDVGDCAAVARYLVAEGLAAPGKVGIRGGSAGGFTVLAALTGTDAFSAGTSYYGVADLRALAEDTHDFESRYLDSLVGPLPEAADVYAQRAPLHHVDGLMCPVLLLQGADDPVVPRQQAEVFADALHRKGLPHALVVFPGEQHGFRRAENVIASLEAELSFYGQVWGFDPPGIPRLSLR
- the gap gene encoding type I glyceraldehyde-3-phosphate dehydrogenase — encoded protein: MTRIAINGFGRIGRSSLRALLARDAVTPTGLEVVAVNDLTAPEALAHLLRWDSTLGRFAGTVEVDGDHLVVDGHRIRVLAERDPANLPWAELDVDLVLESTGRFTSADAAKAHVAAGARKVLVSAPADGADVTLAFGVNTDAYDPERHVVVSNASCTTNALAPLSKVLDDLAGIEHGFMTTVHAYTQEQNLQDGPHRDLRRARAAGVNIVPTSTGAAKAIGLVLPQLDGKLSGDSIRVPVPVGSIVELNTVVARDVTREDVLAAYRAAADGPLRGVLEFSAEPLVSSDITGNPHSSVFDSALTRVDGRHVKVVAWYDNEWGFSNRVVDTLRLLSAG
- a CDS encoding GlxA family transcriptional regulator, which produces MGPEASPAPLHRVAVLVLDGAKPLDVGIPAQVFSRRPSMPYELRVCGAAPGLVRGGEGLAYSVESGLETLAWAQTVFVPGYREPATTEPPAAVVQALRAAHDRGTRLAAISTGAFALAAAGVLDGRRATTHWHYTRALAQRFPSVQVDENVLFVDAGDVLTSAGAASGLDLCLHLLRRDQGVAHANHVARRLVAAPYRSGGQAQYVPRSVPEGVGEVFAGTREWALARLGEPLTLADLARHARVSTRTFSRRFVENTGYTPMQWVLRARVDAARELLERTDLGVEQVASRVGLGTGANLRLHFSRILGTSPSDYRHTFAP
- a CDS encoding stage II sporulation protein M, yielding MDVDAFRAVHEHEWSRLRRLVARRRLDGAEADELVVLYQRTATHLSALRSAQSEPVLLDELSTLLVRARARLTGSRYTAWRQLVHYATRGLPAALWRLRWWTTGAFVFTTVIAVAAGVWIAGNPAAQASLFGSDENIRQLVYSDFENYYSEYSSAAFSGRVWTNNAWVAATCIALGITGLPVLAALASNAVNVGLQGGLLIENGRGEVFFGLILPHGILELTAVFVAAGAGLKLFWAWVAPGPRSRSSSLATEGRAMFGVALGLVVVLFVSGIIEGFVTPSGLPTWARIGIGVLAELVFWTYCLVLGRPAARAGETGDLEERYAGDSLPTAG
- a CDS encoding AAA family ATPase; the encoded protein is MDDETIDLARLVRRYLEEAVHSPLTEPGQGGPQIGDVVGDHLGVAVQDLPVVREEVPEHQFVDLDIALALLAERGGGERVVGVGGGDQRAHHSFSDMLGSRWARFGLGAVDRVNLPTGPDASRRAVGFGVRMLRYSGTPVALLQRAAQRQFGQPSCFEVVCPDEAVVAEFITEVRRLMVEHSVLRGQVLSFSGSPFEPQNAGITFLHRPQVAAEDVVLPPGSLDRIARHVVGVGAHAARLSGAGQHLKRGVLLYGPPGTGKTLTVRHLVARAEGTTVVLLAGESLAHVTTAAHLARAMQPAVVVLEDCDLVAEDRGFDPGQRPLLFQLLDAMEGLDGDADVAFLLTTNRVDLLERALAQRPGRVDLAVQVPLPDRAARSALFRLYARDLPLSEAVLEEAADRTEGVTASFARELLRRAVLVGAEAGHDVTDDDVRSALDELLSDAEELTRSLLGSAGQPAVGRESPA
- a CDS encoding serine hydrolase domain-containing protein; this encodes MTATATPAPSPDDVLRDALADGLRRSLFTGATAAFSDATGRVHRAAAGTLGLDDATPVDSATRADLASLTKVPVAAVAHALADVGAVDLDRPTERGFTPRQLVAHTSGLPAESDVWRRGDLRPAQRLQRALDSPLVTPPGAVFRYSCVGFVTLGHLLEEATGQGLDSLVEEFVSGPLGIPGLDWGLVDRPATGPVLATESGTPRGVVHDEFAQSLARPAGNAGLFGTADDVLAVGRALLAGTLEVGEGLRTGDATWMTGPHQRGHTGFTGTSLLLDPDAGTCLVLLTNRVHPDRALVDLAPFRKSLAQRLMPPS
- a CDS encoding HNH endonuclease signature motif containing protein: MTPTVQDRAADALTRLAAALDDVLTLPTGTLDRDDVDHLARSLYALGNRLDAAKLHLLRRALEHVPESSVVDLLATSPVNLSRTLARKDVAAARHTDPDVPWDGRIGGLDVDRGSLALMGGELACGNTTLAHVHGAVTALQSIPTHLRRGTIAVQVRQDDGRRVWTTQHRGEVLDGFFTTSIAPQPLGTATALVEDVLTLVDPDRSDRHVRDLEPDSASRRTLTFTRHHGMLRMTLDLDEAAAVVVRSALEAAAKPLPTASGDDTRSLGQRRHDGLVDLVTTGAHHPASSTDPAVAHKATVVLRATLDDTGQLQNGTATADTHGPITDATLRAASCDGDVTVAVMDRLGRPRPLHTLERHATDNQRLIVAERDRGCIAPGCGAPAWACHLHHVVHWSDGGPTSIDNLVLLCGRDHRALHAGRLEARFGEDGLPEARRLQRDLGKLMTPGPWTRNDHPALLQRTRELARALEQDDAA